From a region of the Nitrospira sp. genome:
- a CDS encoding cyclic nucleotide-binding domain-containing protein, producing MNPADLQKLPLFAGLTPEETSCLEQGEELQVPAGEIIAREGDSATAFYVILEGEIRVSKTYSGQEVVMAVHTAGKFFGEVSLLLDIPYFVDAQTRIPCRLLRYSKEQFWLLMRLCPSVAKEILRTMAARLRGLEGFSQQREKLVSLGTMAAGLAHELNNPAAAARRAAADLLSVAGGFPALACRLNQRQLSTGQSEAVAQIQRDIATRPQPTTPLDPLTRNDREEEVLTWLERHHIADAWKLASILVGTGLDRAWLEGISKQFPEEAMGDVLRWMTGTLSLQELTQQVERSTSRIAELVNAVKAYSYEGRAPLQEIDIHEGLESTLTMLSHKLKGVTLEREYDRSLPPIPAYGNELNQVWTNLIDNATDAVNGKGNVRIRTRREDHQVLVEIHDNGSGIPEDVRPHLFEPFFTTKGVGKGTGLGLIISYRIVADRHGGEIEFESKPGHTVFLVRLPMTRKPPAAGPGQSDPSREKA from the coding sequence ATGAATCCAGCTGACCTACAAAAACTCCCGTTGTTCGCGGGCCTTACCCCAGAAGAGACTAGCTGTCTCGAACAAGGCGAGGAGCTACAGGTGCCGGCCGGTGAGATCATCGCCAGAGAGGGGGATTCCGCGACCGCGTTTTACGTGATTCTCGAAGGAGAGATTCGCGTCAGCAAGACCTACAGCGGTCAAGAAGTGGTGATGGCGGTCCATACGGCCGGAAAGTTTTTCGGTGAAGTGTCATTGCTGTTGGACATCCCGTACTTCGTCGATGCCCAGACGCGAATTCCCTGCCGGCTCTTGCGATATTCAAAAGAACAGTTCTGGTTATTGATGCGCCTGTGCCCATCGGTAGCGAAGGAAATCTTGCGGACCATGGCGGCGCGGCTTCGAGGGCTGGAGGGGTTTTCCCAACAACGGGAAAAGCTCGTCTCGCTTGGGACCATGGCGGCCGGCCTCGCCCATGAACTCAACAATCCGGCTGCGGCGGCACGTCGCGCCGCTGCCGACCTGCTCAGCGTCGCAGGCGGCTTTCCAGCCCTCGCCTGCCGCCTGAATCAGCGGCAGCTCTCAACGGGACAGTCCGAGGCGGTCGCGCAGATTCAGCGCGACATCGCCACACGTCCTCAACCCACAACGCCGTTGGATCCCCTGACCCGGAACGATCGAGAGGAGGAGGTGCTGACGTGGCTTGAACGGCACCACATCGCCGACGCATGGAAACTGGCCAGTATCTTGGTCGGTACGGGACTGGATCGAGCGTGGCTCGAAGGGATCAGCAAGCAGTTTCCCGAGGAGGCGATGGGCGATGTGCTGAGATGGATGACGGGAACCCTGTCGCTACAGGAGTTGACTCAACAGGTCGAACGTAGCACCAGCCGCATCGCGGAATTGGTGAACGCGGTGAAGGCTTATTCGTACGAAGGCCGCGCCCCGCTGCAGGAGATCGACATCCACGAAGGGCTCGAGAGCACGCTGACTATGCTGTCCCATAAGCTGAAAGGCGTCACACTGGAACGGGAGTACGATCGTTCGCTTCCCCCGATTCCCGCGTATGGAAACGAGCTGAATCAGGTGTGGACGAATCTCATCGATAACGCGACCGATGCGGTGAACGGAAAAGGGAACGTGAGAATCCGCACGCGTCGCGAGGATCATCAAGTGCTTGTGGAGATCCACGACAACGGATCGGGCATCCCCGAAGATGTTCGGCCTCACCTCTTTGAACCGTTCTTCACGACGAAAGGCGTCGGGAAGGGGACCGGCCTCGGACTGATCATCAGCTATCGCATCGTGGCGGACCGCCATGGCGGAGAGATCGAATTTGAATCGAAGCCGGGACACACGGTATTCCTCGTCCGCTTGCCGATGACGCGCAAACCGCCGGCGGCCGGCCCCGGACAGAGCGATCCGTCCAGGGAAAAGGCCTGA
- a CDS encoding bifunctional nuclease family protein, whose amino-acid sequence MAPYRLLVLVTLLCLVPVHALALTDEPPTARPDPITITEVKVRVSDHGPVVLLQAEGRTIPIFVDVTVALSIQGVLNGEQLPRPMSHDLMRAILEAYGGKVTQTVITLRGGVYFGALTVSLNDQVKVFDSRSSDSIALAIHFNAPILVGRDLLESAGKVPEKEKETEL is encoded by the coding sequence ATGGCTCCATACAGGCTGCTGGTACTTGTTACGCTGCTCTGTCTCGTGCCGGTTCATGCGCTTGCCCTGACGGATGAGCCACCAACCGCTCGTCCTGATCCAATCACGATTACCGAGGTCAAGGTTCGTGTCTCGGATCACGGTCCGGTCGTGTTGCTGCAGGCCGAAGGCCGCACCATTCCAATTTTCGTTGATGTGACGGTGGCTCTCTCGATTCAAGGTGTGTTGAATGGGGAACAATTGCCTCGTCCGATGTCGCACGATCTGATGCGCGCGATCCTGGAGGCCTATGGTGGGAAGGTGACCCAGACGGTCATCACGTTGCGAGGCGGTGTGTACTTTGGAGCACTCACTGTCTCGCTCAACGATCAGGTCAAAGTGTTCGACAGCCGGTCATCCGACTCAATCGCCCTGGCGATACATTTCAATGCGCCGATTCTCGTCGGGCGTGATCTGCTCGAATCAGCCGGGAAGGTTCCGGAAAAAGAAAAAGAAACGGAGCTGTAA
- a CDS encoding MBL fold metallo-hydrolase translates to MPSLLRKTFSVPPLGCNCSIIGDPITKQAVVIDPGGAPERILHEVQKLGFTVSHILHTHAHLDHFLASSEIKKATGATICLHQGDLDLWKNLELQCRVFGVSYVPALPPDHWLQDEEQVMLGQIPIVAIHTPGHTPGSMSFHVPNEQLVLAGDTLFRGSIGRTDLWGGNFEAIEESIRERLYTLDEATTVVTGHGPETEIGVEKETNQFVRA, encoded by the coding sequence ATGCCTTCACTGCTTCGGAAAACCTTCTCCGTCCCTCCGCTTGGCTGTAACTGTTCGATCATCGGCGATCCGATCACGAAGCAAGCCGTTGTCATCGATCCCGGTGGGGCGCCGGAGCGAATTCTCCATGAGGTGCAGAAACTGGGTTTCACCGTCAGTCACATCCTCCATACGCACGCCCATCTCGACCACTTTTTAGCGTCCAGCGAAATCAAGAAGGCGACCGGCGCGACGATTTGCCTGCACCAGGGTGATCTCGATCTGTGGAAAAATCTGGAATTGCAATGTCGCGTGTTCGGGGTTTCTTATGTCCCGGCGCTGCCTCCGGACCATTGGCTTCAAGATGAGGAACAGGTCATGCTGGGTCAGATCCCGATCGTGGCGATTCACACGCCGGGCCATACGCCCGGGTCGATGAGTTTTCATGTGCCGAATGAACAACTCGTGCTGGCCGGCGATACGCTCTTTCGGGGAAGTATCGGCCGGACCGATTTATGGGGCGGCAACTTTGAGGCCATCGAGGAATCGATTCGCGAGCGACTCTATACGCTCGACGAAGCCACAACCGTGGTGACCGGACACGGGCCGGAAACTGAAATCGGCGTCGAAAAGGAGACGAATCAGTTTGTCCGTGCATGA
- a CDS encoding DUF5069 domain-containing protein, which yields MPHEMYPRSPKALLGGIAHLGRFIDKIRLRNGGHIQDYNYITVGFDKYLTDFLGIDAKVFEQQVLAGGTDEDLLTWVKANGRKVSDQEVAQWSQGLLASCPKDEAARLRLEGRLRDIATKRGVRVETLPLVTTWADVIELDEDRL from the coding sequence ATGCCCCATGAAATGTATCCCCGCAGCCCGAAAGCTCTTCTTGGCGGCATCGCCCACTTGGGGCGATTTATCGACAAGATTCGTCTACGCAACGGCGGGCATATTCAGGATTACAACTACATCACGGTTGGGTTCGATAAATATTTGACCGATTTTCTGGGCATCGATGCGAAGGTATTTGAGCAGCAGGTTTTAGCCGGTGGGACGGATGAAGACTTGCTCACCTGGGTAAAGGCCAACGGCCGCAAGGTCTCCGATCAGGAGGTTGCGCAATGGTCCCAAGGACTGCTGGCCTCCTGCCCGAAGGATGAGGCAGCCCGTCTGCGACTTGAAGGCCGATTGAGAGATATTGCGACCAAGCGTGGTGTGCGGGTTGAGACACTCCCACTTGTGACCACCTGGGCTGATGTCATCGAACTTGATGAAGACCGCTTGTGA
- a CDS encoding AAA family ATPase → MALSTSVHDLRTLIRSSHPLVVIETVEEERVLALLQSVTAQERMPLFEWSVTRGLTRADEAPTLSKLTATPLAVLQHLHGLTVEAVFWLKDLAPHLQDPAVCRQLREVAAAYSRSRATCVLTGQPIALPLDLEKLAVRLDLKLPDRAELQSMLRGLLQSLGPRTTPRARSTTLAQSILSSISEARAADKGPTTQESDAILRALQGLTLHQARQVIAQCIVERGTLSAEDVQTILKRKVQAIKDGGLLEYYPLEDNRFELGGFTSLKSWLERAQVGFTAEAKSLNLTPPRGIMLVGVPGCGKSLAAKAIAREWKLPLLKLDAGRLFDKFVGESEKNFRKAIEMAESLSPIVLWIDEIEKAMVAGGGSGEADAGLSRRLFGAFLTWLQEKKQDVFVVATANDLSSLPPELLRKGRFDEIFFVDLPDDAEREAIWKIHLGLRRQDSKKFDLGKIVSASDGFSGSEIEQAVVAALYRALHQKTPLTTDLLVEELTHTIPLSVTRREDIDALRQTAKDRFVNVR, encoded by the coding sequence ATGGCCTTGTCGACCAGCGTGCACGATCTCCGCACCCTGATCCGTTCCTCCCACCCTCTTGTCGTCATCGAAACGGTGGAAGAAGAACGGGTACTGGCTTTGCTCCAATCGGTCACGGCACAAGAGCGCATGCCGCTCTTTGAGTGGTCCGTCACGAGAGGGCTCACCCGCGCCGACGAAGCCCCGACCCTCAGCAAGTTGACCGCCACTCCATTGGCGGTTCTTCAACATCTTCATGGCCTCACCGTGGAGGCGGTATTCTGGCTCAAGGATCTCGCGCCGCACCTTCAAGACCCAGCCGTATGCCGTCAGCTTCGAGAGGTTGCAGCAGCGTACAGCCGATCTCGTGCGACCTGTGTGCTCACCGGCCAACCCATCGCGCTGCCGTTGGACCTTGAAAAACTTGCCGTGCGGCTCGATCTGAAGTTGCCGGATCGAGCAGAACTCCAGTCCATGTTGCGCGGTCTCCTCCAATCGCTCGGCCCTCGAACCACACCTCGCGCCCGTTCGACGACCCTTGCGCAAAGCATCCTTAGTTCAATCAGCGAGGCCAGGGCGGCAGACAAGGGACCCACCACCCAGGAGTCTGACGCAATTCTCCGTGCCCTACAGGGCTTGACCCTCCATCAAGCGCGCCAAGTCATCGCTCAATGCATCGTCGAGCGCGGCACCCTCTCTGCCGAAGATGTACAGACCATCCTCAAGCGTAAGGTTCAGGCAATCAAGGATGGCGGCTTGTTGGAATATTATCCTTTGGAGGACAATCGGTTTGAGTTGGGGGGATTCACCAGTCTGAAGTCCTGGCTGGAACGCGCCCAAGTCGGATTTACCGCCGAAGCCAAATCGCTCAACCTCACACCCCCTCGCGGCATTATGCTGGTCGGTGTGCCGGGCTGCGGCAAGTCGCTTGCCGCGAAGGCGATCGCACGCGAGTGGAAGCTTCCGCTCCTGAAACTCGATGCAGGTCGGTTGTTCGACAAGTTCGTCGGCGAATCGGAAAAGAATTTCCGTAAGGCGATTGAGATGGCGGAGTCCTTGTCCCCGATCGTCCTGTGGATCGATGAAATCGAGAAAGCCATGGTGGCCGGCGGAGGAAGCGGCGAAGCCGACGCGGGCTTGAGCCGCCGACTCTTCGGCGCCTTCCTCACCTGGCTGCAGGAAAAGAAGCAGGACGTGTTTGTCGTCGCCACGGCCAATGATCTGTCCTCGCTGCCACCCGAACTCCTTCGCAAGGGCCGGTTCGATGAAATCTTTTTCGTCGACCTGCCGGACGACGCCGAACGCGAAGCCATCTGGAAAATTCACCTCGGGCTGCGCAGGCAAGACAGCAAGAAGTTCGACCTCGGCAAGATTGTCAGTGCCAGCGACGGCTTTAGCGGCTCGGAAATCGAACAAGCAGTGGTGGCGGCTCTCTATCGGGCTCTCCATCAGAAAACGCCGCTCACAACCGACCTACTGGTCGAAGAATTGACCCACACCATCCCGCTCTCCGTCACCAGGCGCGAAGACATCGATGCGCTTCGACAGACGGCCAAAGACCGATTCGTGAACGTGCGGTAA
- a CDS encoding VTT domain-containing protein, giving the protein MQQALEFLLSHIEIVVFLTVLAEQIGLPIPAVPVLLAAGAVAAEGEAHLAVLTGLSVAACLLGDMVWFELGLHRGRQTLSLLCRIALEPDACVRRTENLFVRHGIRALILAKFIPGLSTLAPALAGLFKVSIGRFLLFNGAGSLLWSFLFLFLGYILSEQISYLAEQVMRLGKTAGILLAVILGGYVLYKYLHRQKLLRDLRVARISPSELKQLMDDGHSLSIVDLRGIEDHVADPYTIPGALRISAEELEQRHDDIPRDRDVILFCACPNEATSARMALMLRRKGVTRVRPLVGGIDAWRELAYPLEIDDSKVGVVVTTEIRT; this is encoded by the coding sequence ATGCAGCAGGCGCTCGAATTTCTGCTTTCTCACATCGAGATCGTGGTGTTCCTGACCGTCCTTGCCGAGCAGATCGGCCTTCCAATCCCCGCCGTCCCGGTCTTGCTCGCCGCCGGAGCCGTCGCAGCGGAAGGGGAAGCACATCTCGCCGTGCTGACCGGCCTCTCCGTTGCCGCATGCCTGCTGGGTGATATGGTCTGGTTCGAACTCGGCCTCCATCGCGGACGGCAGACCCTCAGCCTGTTGTGCCGGATTGCGCTTGAGCCCGACGCCTGCGTCAGACGCACAGAGAATCTTTTTGTCAGGCATGGGATCCGTGCGCTGATCCTGGCCAAGTTCATCCCGGGGTTGAGCACGCTGGCGCCCGCGTTGGCAGGCCTCTTCAAAGTCTCGATAGGGCGGTTCTTGCTCTTTAACGGCGCCGGATCGCTGCTCTGGAGCTTTCTGTTTCTTTTTCTCGGCTATATCTTAAGCGAACAGATCAGCTATCTAGCCGAACAGGTCATGCGGCTCGGGAAAACGGCTGGAATTCTGCTTGCTGTCATCCTTGGCGGATACGTGCTCTATAAGTATCTCCACCGGCAAAAACTGCTGCGGGACCTGCGAGTGGCTCGCATCAGCCCATCGGAGCTCAAGCAACTCATGGACGATGGTCATTCGTTGTCCATCGTGGATTTGCGGGGCATCGAGGACCATGTGGCCGATCCCTATACCATCCCGGGCGCCTTGCGAATCTCCGCCGAAGAGCTCGAGCAACGCCATGACGACATCCCACGGGACCGGGACGTCATTTTGTTCTGCGCCTGTCCAAACGAAGCGACGTCCGCGAGGATGGCATTGATGCTGAGACGAAAAGGGGTGACCCGTGTCCGGCCGCTCGTGGGCGGCATCGACGCCTGGCGTGAGTTGGCCTATCCGCTTGAGATAGACGATTCCAAAGTCGGTGTTGTGGTGACTACGGAAATACGAACCTGA
- a CDS encoding DsbA family protein yields MAKDPVHAPAFVITEHDHSEGDGAARITLVEYGDFECPYSREAVKTVQILQRDFGHDFRFVFRHFPLAHKHPHAVQAAEAAEAAAAQGKFWPMYAMLFAHQWELEYRDLMDYAGQLELDRVLFGEGLKQHRYLDRVRADAASGHQYGVTGTPTFFVNGHRQDGADDVHALSVAIRKTLGASA; encoded by the coding sequence ATGGCCAAGGACCCTGTTCATGCGCCGGCATTCGTCATCACGGAACATGATCACTCGGAGGGGGATGGTGCGGCTCGAATCACGCTCGTGGAATATGGCGACTTCGAATGCCCATATAGTCGAGAAGCGGTCAAGACCGTTCAGATTCTACAGCGCGACTTCGGCCATGACTTCCGATTCGTGTTCCGGCATTTTCCGCTGGCGCACAAGCATCCTCATGCCGTACAGGCCGCCGAGGCCGCGGAAGCAGCCGCCGCACAAGGGAAGTTTTGGCCAATGTATGCCATGTTGTTTGCCCACCAATGGGAACTTGAATATCGTGATCTCATGGACTATGCGGGCCAGCTCGAACTCGATAGAGTTCTATTCGGCGAGGGCCTAAAGCAACATCGCTATCTCGATCGCGTCCGCGCGGACGCGGCCTCGGGTCATCAGTACGGAGTGACGGGAACGCCGACGTTTTTTGTCAATGGCCATCGGCAGGATGGAGCGGACGACGTGCATGCGTTGTCGGTCGCCATCCGCAAAACGCTCGGCGCATCAGCCTAA
- a CDS encoding CHAP domain-containing protein yields MATIAIATLVGCTRPAQKPDRNAFEPPTPADSTAPPESSISVQRTAPAMPAPEHPPLLLRTSLPSRSAIVQSAARLVGARTITSQGRRIAYDCAGVARAIFLEHGIDLYRGPIDDQKGNGVRLIYNHVRQHGVVHQGSDVHPGDLVFFDNTWDFNGDGKLNDPLTHVGVVEHSDRDGTVVFISRVADAIARYRMNLSQPHIHKTADGHVLNDYIRRKHPTDPDNAARLTGELFSFYGSLLDPQRSTSLADTFTGNQSRQRASVSAVPER; encoded by the coding sequence ATGGCCACAATCGCGATTGCCACCCTCGTGGGCTGCACCAGGCCGGCCCAGAAGCCGGACCGGAACGCCTTTGAACCACCGACACCGGCGGATAGCACTGCGCCGCCGGAATCCTCTATATCGGTCCAGCGCACAGCACCAGCCATGCCGGCCCCGGAGCATCCCCCCTTGCTCCTGAGGACATCGCTTCCCAGCCGATCCGCCATCGTTCAGTCCGCTGCAAGACTGGTCGGCGCACGAACGATCACAAGCCAAGGCAGGCGCATCGCTTACGACTGCGCCGGAGTAGCGCGCGCGATCTTCCTGGAACATGGCATCGATCTATATCGTGGACCTATCGATGATCAGAAAGGGAATGGCGTCCGGCTTATCTACAATCATGTGCGTCAACATGGTGTTGTGCATCAAGGGTCGGATGTCCACCCGGGCGACCTCGTATTTTTCGATAACACATGGGATTTCAATGGCGACGGTAAGCTGAACGATCCGCTCACCCATGTAGGCGTCGTCGAGCACTCGGACCGCGACGGCACCGTGGTCTTCATCAGTCGAGTCGCCGACGCGATCGCGCGCTACCGAATGAATCTGAGTCAACCTCACATTCACAAGACCGCTGACGGCCACGTATTGAACGACTATATACGGCGGAAGCACCCGACCGACCCCGACAATGCGGCTCGATTGACCGGTGAGCTCTTCTCCTTCTACGGAAGCCTCTTAGATCCTCAGCGAAGCACCTCCTTGGCCGACACCTTCACTGGGAATCAGAGCAGGCAGCGGGCTTCCGTCTCGGCGGTACCCGAACGATGA
- a CDS encoding class I SAM-dependent methyltransferase translates to MLLDLGCGAGQDARYLTKQGHRVIGLDRTMPLLQFATRQSPFVPLVLADIRALPIRADSIDGIWAAASLIHLPKRSMTDVLVTLHRLVRPEGFFAATLTYGRLSRVKRTGWMPGRYFARWRKDELARTLCRAGWTVLSMRVVNNQERKGRWLNVIATRARG, encoded by the coding sequence GTGCTCCTCGACCTGGGTTGCGGTGCTGGTCAAGACGCCCGGTATCTCACGAAGCAAGGGCACCGAGTCATCGGTCTGGATCGAACCATGCCCTTGTTGCAGTTTGCGACAAGGCAATCCCCGTTCGTGCCGCTTGTCCTCGCGGACATCAGAGCGCTTCCCATTCGAGCCGACAGCATTGACGGAATTTGGGCGGCGGCCTCATTGATTCACCTACCGAAGAGAAGCATGACGGATGTGTTGGTTACGCTTCACCGTCTTGTGAGACCAGAGGGTTTCTTTGCCGCGACGCTGACATATGGACGCCTCAGCCGCGTCAAACGGACAGGTTGGATGCCGGGCCGGTATTTTGCGCGCTGGAGAAAAGACGAACTCGCAAGGACACTCTGTCGAGCAGGATGGACGGTGCTATCGATGCGAGTCGTGAACAATCAAGAACGCAAGGGAAGATGGCTCAATGTGATTGCTACGAGAGCGAGAGGCTGA
- a CDS encoding FAD-dependent oxidoreductase, whose translation MKPFLVTVDDDPEVSRAVERDLRRNYGEQYRVLRAESGADALASLKQLKLRNEAVALFLVDQRMPQMTGVEFLAQAIPLYPNAKRALLTAYADTDAAIRAINDAQVDYYLLKPWHPPEERLYPVIDDLLDDWHASFKAPFQGIRVLGHRWSPHTHQIKEFLARNQVPYQWLDVEKETEAESLLQSVHAGHDQLPVVVFPDGSFLIHPTTLQVAEKVGFRMKAEQPLYDLIVIGAGPAGLAAAVYGGSEGLKTVLIEREAPGGQAGMSSRIENYLGFPAGLSGQDLARRALTQAQRFGVELLNPQEAVSVRVAGPARIVALADGSELNGKTVLITTGVSYRTLNVPGMAQLTGAGIYYGAGMTEAFSSKGEDVYIIGGANSAGQAAVYFARHARQVTMLVRGDSLTATMSYYLIERLKETPNIVVETSVEVTEVQGTSRLESLVLQHAKTKDCRTVPAQSLFILIGAQPHTDWLGESVLRDEHGFILSGPDLVRDGCLPPTWPLERAPYLFETSVPGIFVAGDARHGSIKRVASGVGEGTIAEKMIERYLDEV comes from the coding sequence ATGAAACCGTTTCTTGTCACGGTAGATGACGATCCCGAAGTTTCACGTGCGGTCGAGCGCGACCTCCGCCGCAACTATGGTGAACAGTACCGAGTCCTCCGTGCTGAATCGGGAGCCGACGCGCTCGCCTCACTGAAACAGCTCAAACTCCGAAATGAGGCGGTTGCCTTGTTTTTGGTGGATCAGCGGATGCCTCAGATGACGGGAGTTGAATTTCTCGCACAGGCCATCCCGCTCTACCCCAACGCGAAGCGAGCCTTACTGACCGCCTATGCCGATACAGATGCGGCCATTCGAGCGATTAATGACGCGCAAGTCGATTACTATTTGCTGAAGCCATGGCACCCTCCGGAGGAACGCTTGTATCCGGTCATCGACGACCTCTTGGACGACTGGCATGCCTCGTTCAAGGCCCCGTTCCAAGGAATCCGGGTGTTGGGCCACCGCTGGTCGCCTCACACGCATCAGATCAAGGAATTCCTGGCGAGAAATCAGGTTCCCTATCAGTGGCTGGATGTCGAGAAGGAGACCGAAGCGGAGTCTCTGCTTCAGTCCGTCCATGCCGGCCACGATCAACTCCCGGTGGTCGTGTTCCCCGACGGATCGTTCCTGATTCATCCGACCACGCTCCAGGTGGCGGAGAAAGTCGGCTTTCGGATGAAAGCCGAACAACCCCTCTATGACCTCATCGTCATTGGAGCCGGACCAGCCGGATTAGCCGCCGCCGTCTATGGCGGATCCGAAGGGCTCAAGACGGTACTGATCGAACGTGAAGCACCGGGTGGGCAGGCCGGCATGAGCTCTCGGATTGAGAATTACCTGGGCTTCCCAGCCGGTCTCAGCGGCCAGGATCTCGCGCGACGCGCCTTGACGCAAGCGCAACGCTTCGGCGTCGAATTGCTGAATCCGCAGGAAGCCGTCAGTGTGCGTGTGGCCGGCCCAGCGCGGATCGTCGCGCTTGCCGATGGCAGCGAGCTCAACGGAAAAACCGTCCTCATTACAACCGGTGTTTCCTATCGCACGCTGAACGTACCGGGAATGGCTCAGCTGACCGGTGCGGGGATCTATTATGGTGCCGGGATGACGGAAGCGTTTTCGTCAAAGGGGGAGGATGTCTATATCATCGGCGGCGCGAATTCAGCCGGCCAGGCGGCCGTATACTTTGCGCGCCATGCCCGTCAGGTAACGATGCTGGTCCGTGGCGACTCACTGACCGCCACAATGTCCTATTACCTGATCGAGCGCCTCAAGGAAACGCCGAACATCGTCGTCGAAACCAGCGTGGAGGTGACCGAGGTCCAAGGCACGTCCCGGCTCGAGTCGCTGGTTCTCCAACATGCCAAGACCAAAGACTGCCGCACGGTGCCGGCACAGTCCCTGTTCATTCTCATCGGCGCCCAACCGCATACCGACTGGCTAGGAGAAAGCGTCCTCCGCGATGAACACGGGTTTATCTTATCCGGTCCGGATTTAGTGCGGGACGGCTGTTTGCCCCCGACCTGGCCGCTCGAGCGAGCGCCGTACTTATTCGAAACCAGTGTGCCGGGAATCTTCGTGGCAGGCGATGCGCGACATGGCTCGATCAAGCGGGTCGCATCCGGGGTCGGTGAAGGCACTATCGCAGAAAAGATGATCGAGCGCTATCTGGATGAAGTTTAG
- the trpS gene encoding tryptophan--tRNA ligase gives MTAPRSRVLSGMQPSGLMHLGNYLGALENWKALQAQYDCYFFVADWHALSTNYADTSRIRMFVREMLIDWLAGGIDPDRSTIFIQSRIPEHAILHLLLSMMTPISWLERNPTYKEKQDEIKEKDLTTYGFLGYPVLQAADILLYKPDFVPVGKDQLPHLELTREIARRFNDIYKAPVFPEPKEHLTKFPKVVGTDGRKMSKSYHNTINLSDPEPVVRQKLKTMVTDPARVRRTDPGNPDLCPVYEFHNIYSSQAVKDQVNRECRTAAIGCIDCKKLVADRMVEQLMPIWDARAKLTQHPSRVDEIVEAGSKRASAVAQATLREVNESMKI, from the coding sequence ATGACGGCGCCACGGAGCCGCGTGCTCAGCGGCATGCAGCCCAGTGGCCTCATGCATCTCGGGAATTACCTCGGAGCCTTGGAGAATTGGAAGGCGCTACAGGCACAATACGACTGCTACTTTTTTGTCGCCGATTGGCACGCCCTGTCGACCAACTATGCCGACACAAGCCGCATTCGCATGTTTGTTCGGGAAATGTTGATCGATTGGCTGGCCGGCGGCATCGACCCGGATCGGTCTACGATCTTTATCCAGTCGCGTATTCCCGAACATGCCATCTTGCACCTGCTGCTCTCCATGATGACTCCAATCTCATGGCTCGAACGTAATCCGACCTATAAAGAGAAGCAGGACGAGATCAAAGAGAAAGATCTCACCACCTATGGCTTTCTCGGTTACCCGGTCCTGCAGGCTGCCGATATCCTCTTGTACAAACCGGATTTTGTGCCGGTAGGGAAAGATCAACTCCCTCATCTCGAATTGACAAGGGAGATCGCTCGGCGGTTCAACGACATCTACAAAGCACCCGTGTTCCCCGAACCGAAGGAACATCTGACCAAGTTCCCCAAAGTAGTCGGCACCGATGGCCGAAAAATGAGCAAGAGTTACCACAATACAATCAACCTGTCGGACCCGGAGCCGGTTGTCCGGCAAAAGCTCAAGACCATGGTGACTGATCCCGCCCGCGTAAGACGCACCGATCCCGGCAATCCAGACCTCTGTCCTGTTTATGAATTTCACAATATCTATTCTTCACAGGCGGTCAAAGACCAGGTGAACCGAGAATGCCGGACCGCCGCGATCGGCTGCATCGACTGCAAGAAACTCGTGGCGGACCGTATGGTGGAACAGTTGATGCCGATCTGGGACGCTCGCGCCAAGCTGACTCAGCATCCATCCCGCGTTGACGAGATTGTCGAAGCCGGCAGCAAGCGGGCTTCCGCGGTCGCCCAGGCGACTTTGCGCGAAGTGAACGAGTCTATGAAGATCTAG
- a CDS encoding PEGA domain-containing protein, translating to MACRTIEVKIIKSALLVGLVSLTGCGSWWHGDHQSVTIFTTPLDAEVVVDDRVHLLAPGTVSLSRKGDHQAIITKEGYEPKTMALTRTWSWWVLGDIFGCVIIFSPSCISTDKDNGGYYIFADKVYVTLEPKSAAALPSNQ from the coding sequence ATGGCTTGCAGGACGATTGAGGTCAAAATCATAAAGAGTGCACTGCTTGTGGGACTGGTCTCGCTCACCGGGTGCGGCTCCTGGTGGCACGGCGACCATCAGTCCGTCACCATTTTCACGACGCCGCTGGATGCAGAGGTTGTCGTCGATGACCGCGTCCACTTGCTCGCACCAGGAACCGTCTCTTTGAGCCGAAAAGGCGACCATCAGGCCATCATCACCAAAGAGGGGTACGAGCCGAAGACCATGGCCCTCACGAGAACCTGGTCGTGGTGGGTTCTTGGCGATATCTTCGGCTGCGTCATCATCTTCTCACCTTCGTGCATTTCAACCGACAAAGACAACGGCGGGTATTACATCTTCGCCGACAAGGTTTACGTCACGTTGGAGCCGAAATCGGCCGCGGCACTCCCTTCTAATCAATGA